TCTGTAGGCATGTTAAATGGCTATTTTAATAACAGTGTTCCTATTGAATTTTTCTCTTTATTCTGTTTGTATTTAGTTAATAATGCTATATCATCAATACCTTGGTCAATTCCCTTTGGTAAAAAGGAAGTAGCTGTTGCATTTCGGAATATAGAGGCCATATATAGTAGCTATCAAGGATTCGCCACTAGAGTGCCGCAGTGGTATTCACAATATCAAGAATAATGGAGATATAATGAAAAATAATATCAGAGTAAGTCTTTTAATAGTAGTTTTACTAGTAGTATCAATATCAATTAATTTTACGTTGTTTTCTGAGGTTAAGATGTTAAAACAGACTGTTTATAATGTGAAAAACGAGCTAGTACATTCTATGAATAGCTATAGTAGTAACTTTAATTCGGTACTTAATAACTTAAAGAAAACTTCAATGTGGATTAATAAAAGAAATTATGTAATTGAAAGCGTTAGTGATGATTTTAAACAATATACAATAAAGCAATCAATAGCTCTTAATCAACTCAAAAAAAATGAACAACTAAGCATTAATGTTATTGATTTAAATACTGGATTACAAACAAATATCGAAGTTCCTAAAAATAAGAGCTTAACATATGATATAGACTTAAAGTTAGCAGATAGTGACTATCAGCTTAATTTAGTAGGTGTTAGCGAAGATATTACCCGAAATGAAGAAATTAATAGAATCTATTTAAGTAACTTCAAGAATAGAGTAGTTAGGATTGATGGTGATATAGTATCAATTACATCACAAAAAGATGGCTCAATGAGTTTGGACTTTTATGTTGCTGTATTTGGCAAAAGTAAAGAGGACTTTAAAGAGATGCACCTTTTTGAAAATATTCTAATTACCGAAATAACGGCAGAAGTAAGAATTGGTGACACAGTTATAGGTGAGATAGACTTTACCTCAGGCAGTGGCTATGAAAGCAAACCTATTGATAAAATTACAAATAGTATACCAGAATATGTTTACGAGCATAAAGTACATTCAAGTAGCAAAGAGAGTATCTATTCCGGTACGTTTACTATTAGCAAAAAAGATGTTGATAATTTAAGAAGTGACGAATTTTTTGAAGAGACATACTTAGTTGTTAAAGCTAAAGATATTAAAGGAAATGAATACATGGATATTGTGGGATCGGTTTTTTACACAATAGAAAATGGCAAGATTATTAAACTAAGATAATATAAATAGGTGTTTACTGGTATCTTATACTGGTAAACACCTTTTCATTATGGGTTTTAGCCAGTTGAGCTCCAGAATCTAATGTCAGTATTCCAAGGAATGAAGCTTACCCTAAGTGAATAAGGGAGAGTCATTGAAAAACGAGAGTTGAAATAAGTACATTACCAGTAATAAGATAAAAAATTTGAATTTTAAATTATATAGCTGTTGTTATCAGCTAAGAGTTATGGATAAAGCAGAAAAACTGCCGATATCAATAATAGCTATAAGATATATAAACAAAGTTTCACAAAAATAGTTGTTATTATTGTTGAATGTTACTTTTTAAATATTATAATAAATAATATTTGGTTATTAAAAAATATATTTTATAATAATTTTAACTTACAGTAATTAAATTAAATAAAAATACTAAAAATAAAGCCAATAAACTCTACATTTGATATAATAAGAATAAGTGAGACTAAACGTTTTTGTTACTTATGTTAGATATAAATAATAATAGATATATAAAGTGCTAAACTTACATATTATGTAACTAGTTTTTTAGATTTAAATTGTTTAAAAAACCTCTCAAACAAATTTATTTAAGGACTATACTTATGACTTTTTTAGATACACTATTTAGTCAAATAGATTTATTTATTTTAATCCTTTTAAGAATTTCTGGCTATGTATTGGCTTCACCTATATGGGGTAGACAAGAGGTTCAGAAGATATTTAAGGTATGTTTTTGCATATACTTTGCTTACATAATGATACTAACTGGTAAGGCTCAACTAGTTACACCTACTATCGGTATAGGACAATTCTTTTTAGTTTGTATTTTAGAAACGTTTAAAGGTGTATTAGTTGGATATATAAGTAGTATATTCTTTTCAATCTTCTTAATAGCTGGTCAAATTATTGATATGCATATAGGTTTTCAAATGGGAGGTATCCTAGATCGAAATTATGGTGTAAAGGTATCGCAAACAGCAAAACTATTAAACATTACCTCTTTAATAGTGTTTTTACGTCTTAATGGTCATTTACAGTTAATTAAGATAATGTCAAACTCCTATACGGTTAACCAAATAGGTAGTGGAATAAACTTTGATTCACTTTACAATATAGTGGTTAGTTCGTTTTCATTTGCAGTTGTAATAGCCTTAAAGATAGCTTTACCGGTTATTTTAATAGTATTATTTGTTAATGTAATATTAGGGACTTTAGTAAAGTTTGTACCTCAGTTAAATATTTTTGCGGTAGGTATACCATTAAAAATAGTAGTTGGATTATTTAGTATAATTTTTTTAATTGAACCGTTTATAAAGTATTTAGATTTTATTTTTAATCATCTTTTTGATGTATTAACACAATTGTATACATAAAGGACAGATGTAAATGGCAGGTGAAAAAACCGAAAAGGCAACGCCCAAAAAAAGGCGGGACGCCCGCAAAGAAGGACAAGTTCTTAAAAGTAAAGAGATAAATAGTAGTGTAACAATGATTATAGCTTTATTGGCTATGGTTATATTATGGAGGTATATGTTTCAACATATGCTTAACTTTATGGTGCAAATAATTACTACTGGTTATCAAGACTTTGGAACTGATGGTTTTAGCTCACTTCAAAACTTAGTAGTACTCGCTATTAAAACAATTGCAGTAGTAGCAGGGCCCATTCTTTTTGTAGTGTTAATATCAGGTGTGGCAGCCAACTATTTTCAAGTAGGATTTTTGTTTACCCCTAAAGCTATACTGCCTAAGCTAAATAGAATTAGCATAATAGGAGGCTTTAAAAGGCTCTTTTCAATGACTACATTACAGAATTTAGTTAAATCATTATTAAAGATAGGTGCCTGTATGTATGTGGCTTATGGGGCCTTTAAACCTTTAGTTCAGAGTACGGTTAACACTATGGGTTATGATATTTATGAATCAATTAATTATGGTGTTAAAAACATGACTAATATAGCTATAAAGCTAACAATTGTTATGATTTTCATCTCTATTATAGATTTTTTATTCCAGTGGTTTGAGAATGAAAAGAAACTCAGAATGAGTAAACAAGAGATTAAAGATGAGTACAAAAATACAGAAGGTAATCCAGAAATTAAATCTCGAATACGTAATATTCAAATGAAAATGGCTTCAGCAAGAATGATGCAACAGGTACCCGAAGCAGATGTAGTTATAACAAACCCAACTCATTATGCTATAGCCTTAAAATACGATAAAAAAAAGCATGTTGCGCCAGTTGTTGTAGCTAAAGGTGCAGATTTAATAGCTAAAAGAATTAAAGAAATAGCTAAAGACAATAAAGTTGAGATAGTAGAAAGCAAAGAACTAGCACGTGCTTTATTTGCTTCTGCTGAACTTGGTGATCAAATTCCGCCAGAGTTTTTTACCGCTGTTGCAGAAATTTTGGCTTATGTATACACATTAAAGAAAAAGAAACTATTTTAGCTGTTTATAAAGAATTATTAGCTTAATTTGTTGTTTATATGTAAAATTATGAGTAAGATTGTCTTAATAAAATATTTAAATAATTTTTAACTAAATTAAAAAAATGTAAAAAATCATTAATATATTTTTGTTTCTGACGAAATTAAAAGAGTAATAATGTTTTACATAAAAAGTGTAAGTGTGACTCAGTTCAAAGAGGAGATGGGTTTAGAATGGGCATAATAAAAAAGAATTTGATAGATTTGGACTCACCAC
This Clostridium sp. 'deep sea' DNA region includes the following protein-coding sequences:
- a CDS encoding flagellar biosynthetic protein FliR; this translates as MTFLDTLFSQIDLFILILLRISGYVLASPIWGRQEVQKIFKVCFCIYFAYIMILTGKAQLVTPTIGIGQFFLVCILETFKGVLVGYISSIFFSIFLIAGQIIDMHIGFQMGGILDRNYGVKVSQTAKLLNITSLIVFLRLNGHLQLIKIMSNSYTVNQIGSGINFDSLYNIVVSSFSFAVVIALKIALPVILIVLFVNVILGTLVKFVPQLNIFAVGIPLKIVVGLFSIIFLIEPFIKYLDFIFNHLFDVLTQLYT
- the flhB gene encoding flagellar biosynthesis protein FlhB, which encodes MAGEKTEKATPKKRRDARKEGQVLKSKEINSSVTMIIALLAMVILWRYMFQHMLNFMVQIITTGYQDFGTDGFSSLQNLVVLAIKTIAVVAGPILFVVLISGVAANYFQVGFLFTPKAILPKLNRISIIGGFKRLFSMTTLQNLVKSLLKIGACMYVAYGAFKPLVQSTVNTMGYDIYESINYGVKNMTNIAIKLTIVMIFISIIDFLFQWFENEKKLRMSKQEIKDEYKNTEGNPEIKSRIRNIQMKMASARMMQQVPEADVVITNPTHYAIALKYDKKKHVAPVVVAKGADLIAKRIKEIAKDNKVEIVESKELARALFASAELGDQIPPEFFTAVAEILAYVYTLKKKKLF